The Cryptomeria japonica chromosome 9, Sugi_1.0, whole genome shotgun sequence DNA segment CAGAAAATTAGCAAAATTGCAAATACTAAATACTAAGATTTATGATTtccattttaatttataaatttaaaatttaaatacttgTAACTTTAAtgctaaataaaattaaaaattgcaaTTTGACAAATGAATTGTcgaattggagatttctattatatatcaaaatatcataaggatgattacaatgagtagcaTGATATCAAAATAAGACTAAGTAGGAACTGTAGTAAAGGCAGGCCTCTACTCATCCCCAAACTCCTTCACTGGAACTATTGGAGTCCTCATGGTCAAGACCCGCCAAATTGACACCAACCAGCTTTGCATCTGAAGGCATAGCATCCTCATCAAATTGTGCTGGCTCCTCTAACTCTACATCCCATCATACTATTGGACTCTCTTTGTACACTTGTGTCTTGCCgtcaatgagacgcaaagcactatgTACCGCCACTAGCTTTTTTGCTCTCCTAGAGGTAAGTTTttctcttaagagagtggatgaagctataggtAGATCAGTTCCTCTCAATAGCTGAAGAACTAGAAACCTAAGATAACAGACAAATGGCAAGAGTGGTAGTCTTCAGCTAGCTGgttaaaaaattagaaaaccaaATGTGAGAAAATGAGAGGATTTGAGGGGGTTTTGTAAGCTTTGGCAGGCATATGTGGGGCCCACATAAGATTAGGGTTTGTCAATATTGTTTAAAATgtaaaaagaaaattgaaatataaaaacaaaacattGTTTTGCCATGTTGAAAACTGGGAGATACCTGGAAGTCTCTGAGACACTCGAGGGACGCCTTGGCATCTTCGAGCCATATTGGAGAATTCCAGTCATCTCCGAGCTGTCTTGGAGACTTCCAACCTGTTGTGCATGGCACATCCTTCCCCATCTTTGACGGGAACCTCCCTTGCCTCCATATGTCGTTAGGCCTCTTGAGAATGCAAAAAGTAATTTCAAAGGGAAACGAAGTTCATGCATGATTTCAGGGGAGTCGTTCTTAGCCATCACCTAAACTTGATAGAAACCCCCTCCTCCCGCTAATTGTCAAATGCTAAATTTGAAGCAAAGAATAACCAAGCACTCCCTGTCCATATCGAAATAAACATCGAAGATCATCCCGCAAAGGCTAAGGCGTAGTTGTACATTGCAATATGATGAAATCTTTCATAAATCGAAGGTTTTGCTATAGTTTTAGAATAAAATCATCCTTCAAAGACCGACAAATATGCCGAAAAAGGGTCGGGATTTTAGTTGAAGTGCATGAAATAAAGTTCACGTGCCTTCTATAGAGCCAAGACTTTTTTAAAAAATCGCCTCAGTCATCACCAAAAATATCCTCGAAGAAAAGCTCAAAAAAGATTAAGAAGTGTCAAAACATACGAAATATTTTAATTTCGGGCCTTCTCTTTATAAGCCATTTTGTCATTCCGCCTTTAGCCAATGCTGAATTAAACCCCGCATAGTGTCAAAATCAATGCGTTTAAAAGTCAAGTGCTGAGATAAAGTTGAAGTGAGCAAAGGAAGTGTTAAGTTATTTTTTTTAAGAGTGAAATCGAAATGTCAAATGAAATACAATTTGAACATTATTTCTTAAAAACAACATTAAGTCCCTTCAAGCCGACATAAATACCGAAAACAATGTCAAGACGACGTCATTTAGAGAGTTAAACACAAAGAATGTGGACGTCCTCTCAAGGAAAAAAGAAAAGAATGGAAAGTTCTTGCTATTAGGCGTTTTAAAGATTGAAAGAAATACCGAAAAGACCAGGACCAATATTGAAATGCATAAAATGAATCAAGGACACTAAAGTGAAAAGGGAGTCTTATATTCGTCTTAGAAAAACTTGGTAAAAACACCTAAAGGGTGTTCATGTTGTCAATGGGAGCAAAGTGCATTTGTTATGCCACACCTCACAAGAGCGATGAAAAGGCCGATGAAAGGCTCGAAGGAAACATTAAGACGCTGAAACAAAAGTAAAGTGAAAATTCGAATGCTTTAAAGTACTTTTGTTGTTGCTTCTTGTAACGCCGATAAAAATACCGAGGTGTTGTTATCGTGGGGTGTCTCAAACTCGGCATTTTTCAATAGGCCAATACAAGACTTTCTGTGTTTTTTGTATCCAAGTGTTATTACAAAGGGGCTTTATTGTAAAATGGCTACTTGTGGGCCCCATTTAATGTAGCTCAAAAAGGGGTACCACAAGTCAATTATTTCTCCACCTGCCCAATGCTATCTATTCACTCCTGTGGTAGTTGAAGTGGTTGAAAAAGGGCAGCTGAGAAGTTATCAGAGTTACTAGgtatgggttaaagctgccagggCTTCTAGAAGGCAAATCACAGCCATTGGATGTGTTGAATCTCGGCCCTTGATCTAGAATGTAAAATCCATAAAGGCTAGTGCCTctctttttgtaaagggttagattttaAGAGTTAGAATAGTTAGACGGTTAATAGACTTGGAGTAGAAGTAGAATAGAGTAGAAGCGGCTAGacaaaaattgttgtaatggcattTAGAACAAATAAATGGATCATCGGAGCATGGTGTTTTGTGGTTTGTCCtaatttgtttgcatggtttctcttcatTTGGTTAGTTAATGTTtgatgattttaatggtgaagtgctAGGGAATTTGATGTGATTTTAGGTTCATACCATTGAGGGCTTGTTGATTGTAGGTCtttgtgcatggttagtctgaacccaataCTGTTCTTAGTTCAACTGTGGGTGTTTGCCTCAAGTTGCACCAGAATTGGGTGTGTGAATGAATATTCATAGTTTGAAAATCTTTTATTTCCTAGGAGCTTGCACTATTCCTATGGAGTTGTGAGTATATCTCTGGCTAAGCAGGAACTagtttatttgaaatttgtctaTCCGCAACACCAATTGttatcatcattgtccttaggtttcctaaaccctatccttttgctttTATTTCCTCAGTTTGAGAATCAAGGCATTGTTAGATGCAGGCCAGCTTGTTGTattcgtaagtccccttgtgtttaccAGCAAAACACATTACCGCTGAGTTATCCCAAGCCGTCAAGAGCTGACAGTTGGAACCTTGAGTTTGTCCCCTTTGATCATCtagaacagcattagggatttccttatgtaagagaggataggatactcagcattCTATTCTATGTTGACCAAAAGATTAGCGTCGCTTTTCACAACGGTGGTGGGACAATGGTAGGACGTGCTGTCCCCTCTCCACGTCTTCGAAACATGGGGCTTGACGGGGGGGGGGGGGACGCGTTTTGGTGGTTCACTGTTTCAAAACCATAATTCTGATCTGAAATATCTGATTTGTTCTGCTAAAAGATATAGATATTAGATTATTTCTGAGCTAGGAAAATACAACAAAAACCCTCATTACTGCTCTCAGAATTTTCAAAACTGAAATACAATGTCTTTCGTTAAACTTTCTGAGAAAAGAGTAGGGATAAATATGCAGATTTCAATACAAAAATACCTAAGAATTAGTTCAGAATAATTTCAACCCTAGCTAACCCTCGAAATGGCCCTAGGCTTTCAAAATGGTCAATGCTAGGTCTGTTTTATGTGCTCCTTAGCAGCCATCTGTAAAGTGCTCAGAAATTGATGGTTTGTAGCTGTAGATGATTCCAGATCTGAGTCTTCAGCACTGAGATTCTCCTCCAATTTGGTCTCCAAACCTGATGAATACTTGTAGCCTATAAATAATAATGTGCTAGGGTTACAAACCGGAGTTCTTCCACCAAAACACACTCTTCCGACTTGGGAGAGCCCATATGTCTCACCGAAATCAGGGATACTTAAGGGTTTCAATCCTCAAGCCAAGATGCAACAGCAATAAACAGAAAACTTCCTCACATAATGAGCTCAAACTGAGCCCTATGGAGTTATATAACAATTCCTAAAGAGATGAATTAATCTCCACCTTAAAATTCCACCTCTTAATCCAATGGCCCAAAATAAAACCTTAAAATATGTTCTTATCAGCTCCTAACAGATGTATGCCCCATTTTGGCAATTTGTCACATGTTTTAAAAAGTCACTTTAAGTGCATGAAAAGGGGCCAACTTAAGTATTTTGTCTAAAAGTCTCTTTAGTTGCCTAAAAAGACGAGCCCATAACTTAAAACAACTTAAGTTCTCTTAAAATAACTTAAGCTCACTTAAGTTGCATTAAAAGACATGCACACAACTTAACAATAGAATTTAGAGTAAGCCAAGAACTCCATATCTAACCCATCGATGCTCCAAGTCCTGTTCCTTTTGGGTAATCCAAGGAAAGGAAAGCCAATGTGCTACTAATCCTCATGATTTGAGTTGAGGATATCACGTTCTTGGGCTGAGGTAGTCCAACGACTCAGCAAGTACAACCCTAAACCTTGCTGTGATGCAGATTTTATGCCGAAAAACAAGGTTTTCATGCAATTTCATTATTAATGTGAACTTTCTTGCCTTTTCCACGGGGTTAGGGTCATCGGTGGTGCTTTTCTGTTTGCCATGCAAATCCATTTGTTTTGCTACTGTCTTTGATTATGTGGAATAGATGCCCTTGTTGGCACATTTGGAGGTATACATGTAAATTGATGAATTATGCCATCACGTCTCCGTTATTTCATGAGATTACAAGTAGGTATTTCGCTAGTCAAACATTCACAGATTGTGTGCCATGATGATCCCTGTTAGCAACCACTGCTTCACTGTGCAATTTGTTCCCTAATGCCACTTGAGATTGGTTGCTTATTTTCATTCACACTGCCAGCATTACTTACCCTTTTGTGCAATTCCATCGTTTGCTGGATTTAAAATGTATTTTGCACTAATTTATGTTCTGTTAAGACTTTGAAGGATTTTTTAAGCTGCTGAGTTTTGTGGAGTTTTTGCCAAGTTGGAAATTTTCGGTCTGCTGAGTCTGAGTATGCGAACTATGATTAAATCCATTCTACACAGAGAGCAAACAATTGATAGCGATCTTGTGTCACCCATTCTGTAGCACAAGGTCATTCCATGGACAGGACCTGATGTGATTAGATCATTCTGCCAGTGTTATATCAGTTTCTGGGCATGTTCTTGGCTATTTGCTTTTTTTGATGATAACCAATACATTCCTCTATATGTTAATAACTTAATGTTCTTGGCTATTTGTTTTTATTAATGATAATCAATATATTCCTCTATATATTAGAGCAACTTATTCTAAGACGACCTAGAATTAGAGAGAAATAATTTCGTAGTGAATGCTATTATTTTAGTACATTTTCACAGAATGCTGAGAATGACACTAAGCATAAGTTTTAACACTGCATTATGTTTATTATTCTAATTGAACTTCCATTCAGCAGAACATCCTCTTAAATATAACTGAATAATTTTTGatcttttcttctataaaaagctCAAATTTTTGATGAGATATAATCATATAAATGGATGCTAATTAAACTCATTTGACATATATGATGCTTATAGATGATTTTTTTATTTACAATTTTCCCATTTGCTTTTGCAGAGTCTGATGAGCAGGTTCAATGTCCAAGGATTCCCTACAATCTTGGTTTTTGGAACTGACAAGGAGAGTCCAGTGCCATATGAAGGTGCTAGAACTGCGTCTGCCATTGAATCCTTTGCTCTTGATCAGCTTGAGACAAATGTTTCTCCTCCGGAAGTAGTTGAACTTACAGGACCGGTATGTGGGAGCATATTTATAAACAACTCAATATGGTTAAATATTTCACCATACTTATATTTTTCCATTATTTCGTCAGGATGTGATGGAAACTAAGTGTGCAGCATCAGCAATCTGTTTTATCAGTTTTCTGCCTGACATTTTAGACACAAAGGCAGAAGGAAGGAATAATTACCTAGAACTTCTTCTGTCCGTGGCAGAAAAATTCAAGAGAAAATCCTACAGGCATGTCTTTAATGCATGTATTAGTGTTTCCAGAAACTCTGGCCATATTATATTTTGCCTGTGGTAGAAGCAAGGTTGAAATAGACACTATAAAGAATCTCAAAGAAATTTAATTGAACAAAACTCACTGATCTTTTGTATAGCAGCAGCTAAcagttcatcttttcttttctatcTTGTGGTTGACATTTGTTTTGCAAAATTACAGCTATGTTTGGGCAGCGGCTGGGAAGCAGCCTGCTCTTGAAAAAGCAGTTGGTGTTGGTGGATATGGGTACCCTGCCCTTGTAGCTTTGAATGTTAAGAAAGGTGTCTATGCTCCACTTCGTAGCGCATTTGAACTTGAACACATTGTGTAAGTCAAATTAGACATCTTGAGTATTCTATTTTAAATGTCTCAGTTAAAAAGCATCAAACTTTGGCTAGCTAAATACGAGAAGAGTTAATTGTGTGCATGCTGGAATTTCACCAGGGAATTTGTGAAGGATGCAGGGCGGGGAGGAAAAGGTAACCTCCCTCTTGAATCCATTCCTGTCCTTGAGAAGACTGAATCCTGGGATGGGAAAGATGGAGAGATTCTAGAGGAAGATGAGTTCTCTCTTGATGAGCTATTGGGTGACGATACCATTGACAAGAAAGAAGAGTTGTGAGAGAATATGTATTTCAAATAAAGGGATAAATTGCAACGATTTTGATAATTTAAAATTTTACTGAGTTCTTTGAGCATGAGGTTGCCTTTATTTTCTGACGATCTGATTTGTTATGTTATTCTAGAGCGAGAAGTGAGAAATTAGAAGGGTAATGCTCATATTTATCATTACCCTTCTTAGGCGCAGGTACTAAATGCTATGATGAATAATAGTAAAATCTAAAATAACTCCAAGAAATGCAGGAAATACATGGAAAAATTGAAGTAGTTTGTATCTGGTTTAATGGTTAATCTAGGTAAATTTCATGCGAGTTTGACTGCTGGGCAAAGATTAAATCATACCTAGGCAGTGCATCTAATTTTTGAACTTTTCTCATAAATATAGCTATAAATGGAAAATTAGAACATATCTACAAAGTGCAgggaattgttgataaaataatattttacataATTAACTTTTCAATGTTACATATCTATAAAATTATAATTGTTGATGGGAAATAGCCAATACTGTTTATCAAAACCAATCTTTGCCCAGAGGTTTGCAGATAAATTTCGTAATGATTAATGATACATTTGACCTGGCTTTGGTCAATATCATATGTATATGGCCTTTTGTACACTATTATATTTATTCATGTTGCCTTTGATGCTACGAGTTTTGGAAACGAGATCTAATCAGTTTAATCAGTAAATGCTCTAGAAGAATGCATGTTCCCCATCACACACGGGGTGCATAGCCTATTTGGTTAATCATAATAGCAGGCTTCACCTTATggctattattattttttttccttGTTTTTACAGAGGGTTTTATGTCAAAATCCAGACCATTTTTGCAACTCGATTTGGAAGCATGAGTTTATGCAGATACCCCTTTGGCTAAGAGCCAATGATCAAGAACTATCCATTCTGTCAAAGTTGTCCCAGGCATGATCACGGTCTCATCTCAGACAGGTCTCATCTCAGACAGGAGCCTTGATCTTATGAAGACTTGATCTTTGGTGGGATCAAtcagaaccattcaacttcattaGCAGACCAAGGGCCTGATTGACTTTTTATACCATATTCACTTGTGATATTGTAGTTTTTGAAATGTGCAAATCTGAAGAGATCATACAAAGTTCTTGCTTTCAAGAACAAGCATTTTAAATTTGTTAGGAGTTAATGTTATTCCTTTTATAGATTTGTTCCCCATCCCCTTACCAATTCCCCCACTTTCTAGTTTGTTTTCCTTTGCAAACATATTCTGTAAATAAGAGACACTGGAAATGTCCAAGCTAATGAAACTCACTAAAATACAATATTGTAAACTATTAGAATGCTTTCTAAAATTATATGACTGATGGTGATCTGGCAATGTTGAGATTGCTTTGTGAACTGATAAAAAATTTACGTGGACATTTATAATGAGTCTAGAGTTTTTTTTGCTCATCTTTGAATGTACTTTAAATTTGCATCTTTCTATATGGTTTTAAATACTGTAGTTCATAATAGTTTTATTTACTGTAGTTCATAATAGTTTTATGTTAATAAGATTCACAACttgagatttttttggaaaaaaaggtaaaaatttattgaataaAAAGTGCGGAAATTACAAAGAGCACCAAACAAGAAGTGACACAAAAGGCCACAAACTACCTTATCATATCATCCTCAACAATCTTATCAAGAGATTGAGCACAATCCCAAGGCAAATCACTACTCCTAATATTTTAGCCAATGATCCTCTCAAAAGCTCATTAAGCCAAACAATTCGTTGCTTTATTCCATTCCCTAGGAATATAGaagaaataaattaattccaaAGAATCTGTCAAACACAAAATTTCTCTACCAACCATTGTCAGATGCTAGTCAATATACTCCAAATTCTGCTTATTCAACATGTCCATCACCACTTGAGAGTCGGACTCACAGATAATCTTGCGTCAATCAAGAGTGCATCCTTGTTCAAGAGCATAAAGAATAGCCAAAGGCTCCATAAGATTATTAGTGTATTGACCCTTATAGAGACCACTTACCAAGTCTTTGAGCCTTCTTCTTAGCATGCCGACATTTGACTTGTCGATTCCTTCTCAAAAGAGAAACACTACTAACTTCCCCCAGAATGTTCAAATTTTGAACAATAGATATGTCACTTGAATCCACTTTATGAGAGAGATCACATTTTGCCAACAAAGTTTCTTGCAACATACTAATAAATTTCTGCCAAACTTGCTAAGTCAACATCCTCATCTTGGAAAATCCTTTAGTTTCTTTTTAACCACAATTGCCAAATAATAAAAGAGGGTCTAATATCCCAAGGTACATAGAGGAAGTTTGTTTTAGCCGGGGGTCTATCGAGACTATTCTAGAACTCTAATAGCGTACTGGCATGAATGCAAGCGTGATGCCAAGCACCCCACCAAAAATTTCTTTAGAAAAATCACATTGAAAGAAGAGATGAGAAGTGCTCTTTTCACTGTTGTTACACAAAAAACATCTAGAGGGTCCATGAAATCCCCTTTTACGAAGACTTTTCCAAGTTAGACATCTTTTCTAAACCACAAGCCATAGGAAGAAATTACACTTGGGCGAAGAGAATTTATTCCAAACTTGCTTCCACCAGGGAACAATCACCTCTCCATAAGTCAAACTATCCAACTCTAAGTACCCCGAGGAAACCGAAAATTTCCTTTCAGATCTGGGCCCCAAGCAAGGACATCTCGCTCCTTCAGGGAATTACACATTCTTCCAGCTAAAATTCTAGCCAGCTCATCTCAAGCCTCAACTGATCAACCAATAGGCCATTCATGCAGTTCTTTCCATCTAGCCACTTTCCTAGTTGCAATCTCTGGAACACTTTAAAATCCTCAACCCTATTTCAACTAGATCTTAAGAATCTATCACAAATAAACCGAAGTTGAGGGAATTGTGAAAGAATAGGAGGGAAATCATCCCAGGAGTTGTGCCAGAATAAAGCTTCAATTCCTTTGTTACAAATCCAGAAGAGACCCTTCTTAACAACATGTGCTCCTTTCTTGAGAGTATTCTAGATCGTATATCCTTTTCCTGTCATATTGCATCTAGGAACATCTGTGCTATCCACTCCCCCTAGATATTATAAGTTTAGGATTTTAGCCCAAATGTGCTCTTGACAGGTGCACCATCTTCAAAAAAGCTTTCCAGCCAAAACACAACCATTCATACCTACTTGATGTAAACCATGACCACCATTTTTTAGAGGCCTACAAACAGAGTCCCATTTTACCAGACTCCACTTAGAGGAGAGCAAATTGCTGGGCCAGAGAAATTGCCTAGAAAGGGAGTCAAAACTCTTTAATAAAACTTACCGGGGCAGTCTACACAAAACATCTGTATAGAAGTAGGGCCTGAACCACATATTTCAGAAGAGTCATTCTCTGAACAACAGAAAGCCATCTATAAGTCCAATAACTCACCTTCTTGTGAAGCTTATCCAAAATATCTTGCCAGAATCTCCTAGGCAATGCGTGATTCGATAGATGAATCCCAAGATAAACAAAAGGAAGCACACCAACTTGAAATCTAAGGGTTCAAGCAATCCTAGCTTGAATAGTCAAaggtgttaggacccagaggcaagtGAGAGGggagtgagaggggggggggggagggggggttgaatcagttgtcaattaatttcaacccaaatataacttaatcaaacttgatacttgatactggtaaactaaacttaatgccggttgacaaattagcagttaatattaataccggtgaaactcaatgtataaaacaaaaagagaaacaacatccacaacacataacatagagatttgtatgtggaaaccctataaggggaaaaaccacagtggaaaaccttacccacaatcagatgatactactgcagatagcatgtgtatacaaatggggtctgcacatgcagaaagaccaaccgcttagagctcattgctcaatcacaaaataggagtcacattgactacaattggatggttaaatccaatgatgatgtactgctcaaagtagcatctccaatgctagattcagtaccggttaagctctgataatcaccttcaaaccttccttggaccttctctatggtttgctcatacgatcttcaatattcgtacataccatgttacaaaaccttATACCATAAACCgttatcttccttctacctattacatcatctcacaaatgagatcttacatatataccaaaacctaagaccaaatgtgtaggtcggcttaccaagaatattacaataaaccaattacaaataagtcaagatgcgatgtatcatgtcggctcaatatatttacaacaatgtccaattaactaaatcatctccataatgtgccgtgctgatctagaatagataatgcatgccggtccataacctagaccaatttgccggtaacaacaaatatgtcaacccgattagaccaataactaaaataccaaatccaagtctccaaaccatgtctttgacataaccaagtgatcttcagatgataacaagtcatcctcagtgccggtgaacaatataacctaccagttactgtgcataagtcactgaacttgccggtgaacataatgtgccggttcaacataaccaaagatctccagtagtgttgacatcaatgacaaaaccaatgcaacacatccataataccaacaatatccctctttggcattgatgacaacacaagatgaaaaaacatctaagtgccaaaacagaatgccaaaaaccaaaaaccaacaatctccagaatagatcaataccagaaatcaaaatacaaatgcagagagtatatatctctccccctttgacatcaaataccaaacatagcataacacaactttttaGCATGATCATATTTGTTGTTTATGCTTTCTGAGGCATTTATTACCTAGTATAACTGAGCTTGCTAGTGTGATAATTTTGTTGCActacatgaatcacccaacataacacaccTTGTTGGTGAGTGGAATTCATGCCTTCTCCATGGCATTTGATGGAACCTTGTATCTTGAATTGATGTATGATATTTTCTCTTTATATATGTCCACTTATGCTCTTGAAATAACATTTCGAGAATGATAATAgctgttgagaaattttttgacatcaaggtctcttcagctagttgactcagaattttttattttctttagtaCTAACATTGCATACTGTGTGTATATTTGAAGGTTTTGTGTGGATTATTAATATCCAAAATTTGGGGGCTTAATAATCCCTCAAATTAGTGTCATCCCATCCCTAGATTGTATTTCTCTCAGCTGCCTTATCTCTTCATCTCTACATTACCATGAGTATGAATGTAAATTTAtgctcttgctaaagtggggactaaatgtagtgtcataaattgtatcccctttacaatttcacactcttttTGGGCCCTTGCTTTAGTGTTCCTCCTTCAAAGCCACTTTTTGAGCCTATTTTGTGTTTTGTTCTTTTTTTGGGTGCAGTTCGACATCTAGTGCCCTAGTCCCTCCAAAAGGTGTCCAAATTCAAATGTGTGTGAGTGTTGGTTCCTGTCATTTGTGATCCAATCCTGATATTTTCATATGATTGTTGGAAGTCAGCTTAAATGCAATAATAAATTGAGAACCTTATGTAAGGTAATTATTTATCATTCACAAATCTAAAGTCACAAGTTACTAGTTACAATTCAAGCATACCCAATTCCTTCATTAAGAGAAGATCTAAGTTCAAGGAGCATCAAGATACAACACcttatcttcaagtatgttttcatgataGATTTTGTTACAtgatttgtcatgttattgcatcaacacttggaggacttatcTAAAGGAAATTGCATCACCATCATTAATAATCCTAAGGTATAATAGTGTCAATTTAGTATTTCATTTTTGATTTAGCTTATGTCCTATCAAGGATAAGCTCTTTTTTTTATCATCATAGTTttagtggaggtggaaacaccaataCACCATTTGATTTAGGGAATCCtttatacaacacaaccattttccCCTTTTCTATGCATGTAGGTTATTTACAAATTTGCATAGAGCAGACTAAGATACATAGTCCCAGACTTTGAATAGATGAAAACCCTAGGTCTATGTCGACTTGTACAATTGACCAAACTTTTAGGCTGAATTTTGAAGGGAAAGTTCTACAAAATATTGTGATCCAAAATTTGAAGCCTCAGTTGATGAAAGCACCTCTAGGTCTAAGGTGCCTAACACCCTTGAACAATATTTTTAGCTCTAGATTTCTTTAACGATTTTTTCTCTATATCTCATTTC contains these protein-coding regions:
- the LOC131029755 gene encoding protein disulfide isomerase-like 2-3; protein product: MEWRWIWVTVLVAYVCVAEALYGPSSNVLQLSPSNFKSKVLSSERLVLVEFYAPWCGHCKALAPIWEKTATVLKGFVTVAALDADAHQSLAQEYGIKGFPTIKAFVPGKSPIDYQGARDVKPIAEFAIQQLKAVVKDRLNGNTGSSKKSESSSSTASIELNSSNFDDLVLKSKDLWLIEFYAPWCGHCKKLAPEWKKASNSLKGKVNFGHVNCDSEKSLMSRFNVQGFPTILVFGTDKESPVPYEGARTASAIESFALDQLETNVSPPEVVELTGPDVMETKCAASAICFISFLPDILDTKAEGRNNYLELLLSVAEKFKRKSYSYVWAAAGKQPALEKAVGVGGYGYPALVALNVKKGVYAPLRSAFELEHIVEFVKDAGRGGKGNLPLESIPVLEKTESWDGKDGEILEEDEFSLDELLGDDTIDKKEEL